A window of Petrotoga sp. 9PW.55.5.1 genomic DNA:
AGAGAACTTTCCGTACAAGCAGCATCAGACACCAACACAAACGTTGACAGGGATCAAATTCAATTGGAGCTTGATCAACTAAGAGAAGAAATCGACAGAATATCAAGAACCACAGAATACAATACCATGAAACTACTTGACGGTAAGATAGAATCATTCAGAGGAGAAGTAGACGCTAAAGTCGTAACACCAGGAAATATAAATGTTGAATTAGTAACCCCTGTTAGTTCTGCAGCGGTAGAAGGAACGTATGTAATCGAAGTTGGACAATTAACCGGAGCTGTAACATCAGCTTTAGATGTTAGAATAACTCTGATTACTGCAGGAGGAAGTGCAAACTCTTTAGTAGCATTGGGTGCTGAGGGTGCGACAATCGGAGGCATTGAGTTTACATGGAATAGCACTGCTTTTGATATTGATAGCTTTGGAGGAGCTTTACCAAAAAATGAAGTGGTAGATAGTGCTGTTGTAAGAGTAGAGGGGTTAAACACTGCAGCAGATCAGCTTGTATTACAAATAGGGGCAAATGAGGGACATAATATTGTTCTTGGTATAGACGATATGAGCGCAAAAGCTTTAGGATTAATTCCTGAGTCTTTAAAGGCAACGGATCAAAACAGTGCGGAAAGGTCTATAATGGTAGTTGATGCAGCGATACACAAAGTAAGTACAGCCAGAGCTTCACTCGGTGCTGTTCAAAATAGATTAGAACACACAATATCCAACCTTGGAGTAGCTTCTGAAAACTTAACCGCTGCTGAAAGCAGAATCAGAGATGTAGACATGGCAAAAGAAATGATGCAGTTCACAAAACAACAAATACTAATGCAATCAGCGAATGCGATGTTAGCACAAGCCAACACAATACCTCAAAACGTATTGCAATTGTTGAGATAATTATGGTAATACTTAAGAGGGTCCTATGGGCCCTCTTTTCTTTTTTCATTTTAGGATTTTACTCTACTTTTTTAGTATAATTAATAAAGAAAAAGAGATTACTACAAGTACCAAAAAAGTTGTAATTGTTAATTACCGTTTTTGAATTTATAGTGGGTCCAGGGCGAAGCCTCCCCCCTATCTTTCGTTGCACGTAGCGAAAAAGTTAAAGAAATTAAGAATTAGTGAAAATTAGAAGTAAGAAGGTATTTTTGAAAAAATATAAAACTAAAATATTGGCAAAAGCCATCTTTTAGAATTTCGAAAGTGAGTATACTAAGTTTTTTAGAGGAGGAAAATATAAAATGGTTACAAACAACGAAGGCTTACTCTCTGTTGCTATGATTGTTAAAGACGAAGAACACAATATAAGACGTGCTTTAGAATCTATTAAGGATGTTGCAGATGAGATAATAGTTGTTGATACAGGTTCTACAGATAGAACCCCTGAAATAGTGAAACAATACACAGACAAACTTTACTTTCATGAATGGAAAAACGATTTTTCTGAAGCAAGAAATTATTCTTTGCAATTTCCAACGTGTGAATGGGTGATGATATATGATGCTGACGAAGAAACTTCAGAAGAATTTAGAAAAGGTATTCGAGAGTTTCTTAAAGCTCAAAAAAAAGAAATTAACACAGTATATCTTCCTGCCCTAAGTTATTTAGATATAGATTTAACAAAAACAGAAATCGCTTCTACTCCTAGAATTTTTAGAAAAGCAACTATCTCTTACAAAAACATAGTTCATAACCAAGCAGTTTATAAACCAAAGATAGTTCATGCTAACTTCCCTATTTTGCACTATGGTTATATCTGGACACGCGCCTTAAAAAAGAAAAAGTATGAAAGAACTGATAATTTGATACGAGAACATTTACAAACAGCTAAAGAACCACTAGAGCGAATATATTATTTGGTTCAACTGTATAAAACAGAATCTATTGGTGGATATACGTATAAGAAAAATCAAACGGCGTGGGAAACTCTTGAAGAAATAAGAAAGGTTGGTAAAATACCAGCAATAGGCCTTGAATTTTTGTATTTGTTTGGCTTGGATTGTGCATTTGGTGGGTTAAAAGATCTTTCAAAAGAACTTTTAGAAAAATGTATAAAAGCAGCACCAACTTATCCTGATCCTTATTTTGGTATGATGGTTGTTTTTGAACGTGAAAAAGAATGGGGAGAAATACTAAAATGGGGTAAGAAATTTTTTGATGCACTTGATTATGCTATGAAAAATGTCGAAAAGTTTGATTGGACGATTATGTCTTTTAAACAGATACCACTTGCTAATGTATTAATGGCACGAGCCGCTTTAAATGAAAAAGATTTAGAGGGATTCAATAAATATATAACAGACGCATTTTCAGAAGAAAATCTTTCTTTTGATAAGAAGAATATCTATGTATTATTGCACGATTTAAATGAAAATATAAAAACAAAAGAGGAATTAGAAAAGATATTCCCCGGTATCGAAGTTATGGTGGAAGGTTTAAAAAATCAAGGTACAACTATTTACTATGACTCTTTAATCGAAAAAATAGCTGATTTAGAAGTAGAATTAAACCTCTCTTTTTTAGATAAAGTAACCTACAGAAACCCAATTTCTAAATATATAATAAACAAATTAAAAACAGACGAAGATCAACTCTTAGATTTTTTAACAAATAATGATTATCCTTCTTTTGTTGAAAAAACAGAGATATCAGGCCTGCTACTTTTTTATTCAATTTTGAAAAGCACAAAAGACACAGTTAGTATTTTAAAAACCCTTTCTTCTTTGAGAAAGATAGAAAATGAAAAGGTTCAAGGTGTTTTATACGGCTTATTGGGAGATTGTTATCTAAAAATAAAAAGATTCAAAGAAGCCATCGAGCAGTATAGAAAAGCTATGGAAGTACTCCCAGAACTTTCTTCGTTTTTAAAACCAATATTAGAAGATTTAAGCACCAAATTAGATCCTTTAATGGACGGAGTTTATGAAGAAATGTATAACCATTATTCTTCCGGAAAAGAGTTCATATTTAACATCATGGAATATATTGGGCAAGCGAATGCCCAAAAGTTGTATTTGCTATCAAACACTCCTTTTGCCTTGTATGTTTCAGCTGTAATACATATTGAAAGTGATGCAGAAAAAGCAAAAAAACTTTTAAACAAAATAGAAAACACAAAAGAATTTCCTTTTTATTACTACAGGCTTGCAAGAATATATGAAAAGGAAGATATGAAAAAGGCCTTTGAATTACACAAAAAAGCGGTAGAAGAAAACAACAAACTAGCAGATTTCGCACTTGGAAGATACGGTTACACGGGCATGTATCCGAATACCAAAATAAATTTTATGAAAAACGATGATGAAATTGTCTGGGTAGGAAATATCTCTGAAAAGTTTTCAACTCTTGGTATAATACATCCTATAAGAAGCTGGAAAAAGAGCCAAGATTTTATCTATGCCATTCCGTATCCTTCTGATGAAGCATTAAAAATCTACGAAGAAAGAGAAAAAGAAACGTATAAAACAAAACCTTTCGAAATAAGTAAAGAATTAATATTAAAAGGATTAATAGATTCAGGATTCAATGAATTACAAATAATTGGGGTTGATAAAGAAAAGTATAAAAGTGTATTTTATGATTTGGAAATAACTATAAAAGATCAATCAGAAAATCTTTTGATAATTGGAGAATTCGAAAAAAACTATGACATGTCAAAAATACTAAAAAAAGCAAAAAAAGTACTTGCCTTTGTTCATGTTCCTGACCTAAATGACAGTGAAAACAACGTATGGTCCGCCCCAAATTTCAGAATCCTAAGAACAACAAAACAAATAGTAAAACTCTTCGAAAACCAAGGGTTCGAGGTCAACAAAATTGAACCATTAAAAAAAGATTTAAGAGGGGTATTGGCTAAAAAAGGTTAGGGACGTGCAATTTTTACGTCCCTATAATTGTCTATTTTACTTAAATTATCTAACAAAAAAGTTAACTTATAGAAATTGAATATTAAGTTATTTTTTAATTCCATGAACTAAGAAAATAATATTAGTCTTTGATAATTTATACTCATAGACTTTTAGAATATTTAATATGACACTATATCTTTGAATAACTTTGTCTGCGTTTTCAAACCATCTGACATGTGCTATACTGTAAAAATTTGGAACAGACAGCAAAACGTGTGTTCCTGCTTTTATCTTTTTCAAGATTTCAATATCTTCAGCTACGTGTTCTAGAAATTCAAATAAAACAACAACATTATAGTTCCTATTAAAGAAGTCAGTTGTATAAGCATTGTCTACATAAAAGTTATTTTTAT
This region includes:
- a CDS encoding flagellin, with the protein product MRINHNISALNAWRSLDQVNSSMGKTLEKLSSGLRINRAGDDAAGLAISEKMRGQIKGLDMAVKNAQDAISLIQTAEGALTETHSILQRMRELSVQAASDTNTNVDRDQIQLELDQLREEIDRISRTTEYNTMKLLDGKIESFRGEVDAKVVTPGNINVELVTPVSSAAVEGTYVIEVGQLTGAVTSALDVRITLITAGGSANSLVALGAEGATIGGIEFTWNSTAFDIDSFGGALPKNEVVDSAVVRVEGLNTAADQLVLQIGANEGHNIVLGIDDMSAKALGLIPESLKATDQNSAERSIMVVDAAIHKVSTARASLGAVQNRLEHTISNLGVASENLTAAESRIRDVDMAKEMMQFTKQQILMQSANAMLAQANTIPQNVLQLLR
- a CDS encoding TPR domain-containing glycosyltransferase; the protein is MVTNNEGLLSVAMIVKDEEHNIRRALESIKDVADEIIVVDTGSTDRTPEIVKQYTDKLYFHEWKNDFSEARNYSLQFPTCEWVMIYDADEETSEEFRKGIREFLKAQKKEINTVYLPALSYLDIDLTKTEIASTPRIFRKATISYKNIVHNQAVYKPKIVHANFPILHYGYIWTRALKKKKYERTDNLIREHLQTAKEPLERIYYLVQLYKTESIGGYTYKKNQTAWETLEEIRKVGKIPAIGLEFLYLFGLDCAFGGLKDLSKELLEKCIKAAPTYPDPYFGMMVVFEREKEWGEILKWGKKFFDALDYAMKNVEKFDWTIMSFKQIPLANVLMARAALNEKDLEGFNKYITDAFSEENLSFDKKNIYVLLHDLNENIKTKEELEKIFPGIEVMVEGLKNQGTTIYYDSLIEKIADLEVELNLSFLDKVTYRNPISKYIINKLKTDEDQLLDFLTNNDYPSFVEKTEISGLLLFYSILKSTKDTVSILKTLSSLRKIENEKVQGVLYGLLGDCYLKIKRFKEAIEQYRKAMEVLPELSSFLKPILEDLSTKLDPLMDGVYEEMYNHYSSGKEFIFNIMEYIGQANAQKLYLLSNTPFALYVSAVIHIESDAEKAKKLLNKIENTKEFPFYYYRLARIYEKEDMKKAFELHKKAVEENNKLADFALGRYGYTGMYPNTKINFMKNDDEIVWVGNISEKFSTLGIIHPIRSWKKSQDFIYAIPYPSDEALKIYEEREKETYKTKPFEISKELILKGLIDSGFNELQIIGVDKEKYKSVFYDLEITIKDQSENLLIIGEFEKNYDMSKILKKAKKVLAFVHVPDLNDSENNVWSAPNFRILRTTKQIVKLFENQGFEVNKIEPLKKDLRGVLAKKG